From Streptomyces qinzhouensis, one genomic window encodes:
- a CDS encoding cystathionine beta-synthase, with protein MRFHNSMISLVGNTPLVKLNSVTEGIQATVLAKVEYFNPGGSVKDRIALRMIEAAEKSGALRPGGTIVEPTSGNTGVGLAIVAQQKGYKCIFVCPDKVSTDKINVLRAYGAEVVVCPTAVDPEHPDSYYNVSDRLVRETPGAWKPDQYSNPNNPRSHYETTGPELWEQTEGKITHFVAGVGTGGTISGTGRYLKEISEDRVRIVGADPEGSVYSGGSGRPYLVEGVGEDFWPTAYDATVTDEIVAVSDKDSFQMTRRLAKEEGLLVGGSCGMAVVAALRVAERLGPDDVVVVLLPDSGRGYLSKIFNDEWMADYGFLEEAGPAASVGDVLRHKEGGKIPSLVHMHPEETVGEAIEVLREYGVSQMPIVKPGAGHPDVMAAEVIGSVVERELLGALYTGRAALSDPLEKHMSAPLPQVGSGEPVSDLMAVLGDAVSAADAAIVLVEGKPTGVVSRQDLLSFLADGGK; from the coding sequence GTGCGCTTTCACAACTCGATGATCAGCCTGGTCGGCAACACCCCGCTGGTGAAGCTGAACAGCGTGACCGAGGGCATTCAGGCGACCGTCCTGGCCAAGGTCGAGTACTTCAACCCCGGCGGCTCGGTCAAGGACCGGATCGCCCTGCGCATGATCGAAGCGGCGGAGAAGAGCGGCGCCCTCCGCCCGGGGGGCACGATCGTGGAGCCGACCAGCGGAAACACCGGGGTCGGCCTGGCGATCGTGGCCCAGCAGAAGGGCTACAAGTGCATCTTCGTCTGCCCGGACAAGGTGTCCACCGACAAGATCAACGTACTGCGGGCCTATGGCGCCGAGGTCGTGGTCTGCCCCACCGCCGTCGACCCGGAGCACCCGGATTCGTATTACAACGTCTCCGACCGGCTGGTCCGGGAGACCCCCGGGGCCTGGAAGCCCGACCAGTACTCCAATCCCAACAACCCCCGTTCGCACTACGAGACCACCGGTCCCGAACTCTGGGAACAGACCGAGGGAAAGATCACCCATTTTGTCGCGGGTGTCGGCACCGGCGGAACGATCTCCGGCACCGGCCGCTATCTCAAGGAGATCAGCGAGGACCGGGTCCGGATCGTGGGCGCCGACCCCGAGGGCTCGGTCTACAGCGGCGGATCGGGCCGTCCGTATCTCGTCGAGGGCGTCGGTGAGGACTTCTGGCCGACCGCCTACGACGCGACCGTGACGGACGAGATCGTCGCCGTCTCCGACAAGGACTCCTTCCAGATGACCCGCCGCCTCGCCAAGGAGGAGGGACTGCTGGTCGGCGGCTCCTGCGGGATGGCGGTCGTCGCGGCGCTGCGGGTCGCCGAGCGGCTCGGCCCGGACGATGTGGTGGTCGTCCTGCTGCCCGACAGCGGACGCGGCTATCTGTCGAAGATCTTCAACGACGAGTGGATGGCCGACTACGGCTTTCTGGAGGAGGCCGGGCCCGCCGCCTCCGTCGGCGACGTCCTGCGTCACAAGGAGGGCGGGAAGATCCCCAGCCTGGTCCATATGCACCCGGAGGAGACCGTCGGCGAGGCGATCGAGGTGCTGCGGGAGTACGGGGTCTCCCAGATGCCCATCGTCAAGCCGGGCGCCGGGCACCCGGATGTGATGGCCGCCGAGGTCATCGGCTCGGTGGTGGAGCGGGAACTGCTGGGCGCCCTCTACACCGGGCGGGCCGCCCTCAGCGACCCGCTGGAGAAGCATATGAGCGCTCCGCTGCCGCAGGTCGGCTCCGGTGAGCCGGTATCGGATCTGATGGCCGTCCTGGGCGACGCCGTCAGCGCGGCGGACGCGGCGATCGTCCTGGTTGAAGGGAAGCCCACGGGGGTCGTCAGCCGCCAGGACCTGCTCTCCTTCCTCGCCGACGGCGGGAAGTAG